A single genomic interval of Oleidesulfovibrio alaskensis DSM 16109 harbors:
- the mfd gene encoding transcription-repair coupling factor, translating into MQFEEIAKRLGGGAAHSLHVARSGPATRARLAKELIDQGRSVVLVARNADELAELRALATLFSPDESSEDVSLTVPAWERRWIIIPQHPAGSPGRTAWAARMASLYALNRRHMPQAVIVSLDNFIPKLPPPSLFDKHQLVLSTGEDMSPGLVMEQAVEWGYTRTAYVTQPGEIALRGDILDIFPPGYAKPVRLDFFGDTLEEIRLFDPSSQRSKGNLAEVTLIPTAPVVLEGAPRAEARSFWQRAAESGLLPDGAPAALDVAAGEARATLLPGVYYQDAVFLERWLPPDAVYILPAERDVAEALKQSARTWDDFSDQQEREYGIHQPAAMTIREAEDVTALFGQTVRVYFEELVMGVEQKGENLPERGYEVFQDLFYEKEQSDRPWQTLIEALKEWSRTRRQTVLSFGSARSRAKFLSLAQQDGISPYLRYDKSTAGVFALVSAFRKGAELQWDNSVVLGEDVLQPRTRQQRVRSGAFAGLKSYDDLEAGAMLVHRDYGVARFEGLLRMDLGGVSNDYLLLRYAGDDKLYLPVDRLSLVQRFKGPDGTAPSLDKLGGAGWSASKSKARKAIERIAHDLVEMYAWRKVAKGYRYSPVNDMYREFEASFGFEETPDQARAIEDVLDDMERAEPMDRLVCGDVGFGKTEVALRAAFRAAMDGKQVALLCPTTVLAEQHFQTFRSRLGQFPVNVGMLSRFVSRQRQKEVLAACERGQIDILIGTHRILSDDVILPNLSLLILDEEQRFGVRHKERLKKMRRNVDVLTLTATPIPRTLQLSMSGIRELSVIETAPPERKPVKTALIDRDPDILREVLLRELQREGQVFWVHNRVQGLERVAEYVRSLVPDARVGMAHGQMSEKALEETMHKFWHAELDVLVCTAIVESGLDFPRANTLVVDQAQMFGLGQLYQLRGRVGRSDRQAHAVFVVPDVDGVPELARKRLKIILEMDYLGAGFQVAMEDLRLRGAGNILGEVQSGHMVKIGLDMYLEMLEEEVARLKGEPVRDDVQTELNIGITAHIPEGYMDDGRERLKYYKALSSAADGAAQESIELEMRDRFGHFPQELQAFLGILRLKRYLGTLDVQKADIFADKVRLTWAENAGAVSPATLVGWVAERAGRARLVPPAIMEIQLPEGSAFEDRLSALQSELELLRAQ; encoded by the coding sequence GTGCAGTTTGAAGAAATAGCGAAAAGGCTGGGCGGCGGTGCGGCGCACAGCCTGCATGTGGCCCGCAGCGGCCCTGCGACCCGTGCCAGACTGGCAAAGGAACTGATTGATCAGGGCCGGAGTGTTGTGCTGGTTGCCCGCAATGCTGATGAGCTGGCAGAGCTCAGGGCGCTGGCAACGCTCTTTTCGCCGGACGAATCGTCGGAGGACGTGAGTCTGACGGTACCCGCGTGGGAGCGTCGCTGGATTATTATTCCCCAGCATCCGGCGGGCAGCCCCGGACGTACTGCGTGGGCAGCACGCATGGCCAGCCTGTATGCGCTCAACAGGCGGCACATGCCGCAGGCGGTCATAGTATCGCTTGATAATTTCATTCCCAAGCTTCCTCCTCCTTCCCTTTTTGATAAGCATCAGCTGGTTCTTTCGACCGGCGAGGACATGTCCCCCGGGCTGGTCATGGAACAGGCTGTGGAGTGGGGATACACGCGCACCGCATATGTCACCCAGCCCGGAGAAATAGCGTTGCGCGGGGATATTCTGGATATTTTTCCGCCGGGCTATGCCAAACCGGTACGGCTGGACTTTTTCGGCGACACTCTGGAAGAAATCCGTCTTTTTGATCCTTCAAGCCAGAGGTCAAAAGGCAATCTTGCGGAGGTGACTCTTATTCCCACTGCGCCGGTGGTGCTGGAAGGCGCACCCCGTGCCGAGGCCCGCAGCTTCTGGCAGCGGGCTGCCGAGTCCGGCCTGCTGCCGGACGGTGCGCCTGCAGCGCTTGATGTGGCCGCAGGAGAGGCCCGTGCAACGCTACTGCCGGGGGTATACTATCAGGATGCCGTTTTTCTGGAGCGCTGGCTGCCGCCCGATGCGGTCTATATTCTGCCTGCTGAAAGGGATGTGGCCGAAGCACTCAAGCAGTCTGCCAGAACATGGGATGATTTTTCCGACCAGCAGGAGCGGGAGTACGGCATTCATCAGCCTGCGGCCATGACCATCCGTGAGGCGGAAGACGTCACCGCTTTGTTCGGGCAGACAGTGCGTGTGTACTTTGAAGAACTGGTCATGGGAGTGGAGCAGAAGGGAGAAAACCTGCCGGAACGCGGGTATGAGGTCTTTCAGGATCTTTTTTACGAAAAAGAGCAGAGCGACCGGCCGTGGCAGACACTTATTGAAGCTCTCAAGGAATGGAGCCGCACCAGACGCCAGACTGTTCTGAGTTTCGGTTCGGCGCGCAGCAGGGCCAAATTTCTTTCACTGGCCCAGCAGGACGGCATCAGTCCGTATCTGCGGTATGACAAAAGCACCGCTGGTGTTTTTGCTCTTGTGTCGGCTTTCCGCAAGGGGGCTGAACTGCAGTGGGATAACTCGGTTGTGCTGGGCGAAGATGTGCTGCAGCCGCGTACACGGCAGCAGAGGGTGCGGTCCGGCGCTTTTGCGGGGTTGAAATCCTACGACGACCTTGAGGCGGGGGCCATGCTGGTTCACCGCGATTACGGCGTCGCCCGTTTCGAGGGCTTGCTGCGAATGGATCTGGGGGGCGTCTCAAACGATTACCTTCTGCTCCGTTATGCCGGTGATGACAAGCTGTACCTGCCTGTGGACAGACTTTCTCTGGTTCAGCGGTTCAAGGGGCCTGACGGTACGGCACCTTCGCTGGACAAGCTGGGCGGTGCCGGCTGGAGCGCCAGCAAGTCCAAAGCCCGTAAAGCCATCGAGAGGATCGCGCATGATCTGGTGGAGATGTATGCGTGGCGCAAGGTTGCAAAAGGATACCGTTATTCTCCCGTAAACGACATGTACCGCGAGTTCGAGGCATCGTTCGGGTTTGAGGAGACTCCTGATCAGGCGCGGGCCATCGAGGACGTTCTTGATGATATGGAACGTGCTGAACCCATGGACAGACTTGTATGCGGCGATGTGGGCTTCGGCAAGACGGAGGTCGCACTGCGGGCGGCATTCCGCGCCGCCATGGACGGAAAACAGGTGGCTCTGCTGTGCCCCACCACCGTGCTGGCGGAACAGCATTTCCAGACATTCCGGAGCCGCCTCGGGCAGTTTCCCGTCAATGTGGGTATGCTCAGCCGGTTTGTTTCACGTCAGCGTCAGAAGGAAGTGCTGGCCGCGTGTGAACGCGGGCAGATTGACATTCTGATCGGTACGCACAGGATTTTGTCTGATGATGTCATCCTGCCGAATCTGAGCCTGCTTATTCTGGATGAAGAACAGCGGTTCGGCGTGCGGCATAAGGAACGCCTGAAGAAAATGCGCAGGAACGTGGATGTGCTTACCCTGACTGCAACTCCTATTCCGCGGACTCTGCAGCTGTCCATGTCGGGCATCCGTGAGCTGAGCGTCATTGAAACGGCTCCGCCGGAGCGCAAGCCCGTAAAGACCGCTCTCATAGACCGGGACCCTGATATTCTGCGCGAGGTTCTGCTGCGCGAACTGCAGCGCGAGGGGCAGGTTTTCTGGGTGCACAACAGGGTGCAGGGACTTGAGCGTGTGGCCGAGTATGTCCGGTCGCTTGTTCCTGACGCCCGCGTGGGTATGGCCCACGGCCAGATGTCGGAAAAGGCGCTGGAAGAAACCATGCACAAGTTCTGGCATGCGGAACTGGACGTTCTTGTCTGTACCGCCATTGTGGAATCGGGGCTGGATTTTCCCCGTGCCAACACGCTTGTGGTGGATCAGGCGCAGATGTTCGGTCTGGGACAGCTGTATCAGTTGCGCGGCAGGGTGGGCCGCTCCGACCGGCAGGCTCATGCTGTCTTTGTTGTGCCGGATGTGGACGGTGTGCCGGAACTTGCACGCAAGCGCCTGAAAATAATACTTGAAATGGATTATCTGGGGGCCGGTTTTCAGGTCGCCATGGAAGACCTGCGTCTGCGTGGGGCCGGTAATATTCTTGGCGAGGTGCAGTCCGGACACATGGTCAAGATCGGTCTGGACATGTATCTTGAAATGCTTGAAGAAGAAGTGGCCCGCCTGAAGGGTGAGCCGGTGCGCGATGATGTGCAGACCGAGCTTAACATAGGCATTACGGCTCATATTCCCGAAGGCTATATGGACGATGGAAGAGAGCGTCTGAAATATTACAAGGCTCTTTCTTCGGCAGCGGACGGTGCTGCGCAGGAAAGCATCGAGCTGGAAATGCGGGACAGGTTCGGTCATTTTCCGCAGGAGCTTCAGGCTTTTCTGGGAATACTGCGCCTCAAGCGTTATCTGGGTACTCTTGATGTGCAGAAGGCTGATATTTTTGCGGATAAGGTGAGGCTGACCTGGGCGGAAAACGCCGGAGCGGTTTCTCCTGCCACACTGGTGGGCTGGGTTGCAGAAAGGGCAGGCAGGGCACGTCTGGTGCCGCCTGCCATCATGGAAATCCAGCTGCCGGAAGGTTCCGCTTTTGAAGACCGGCTTTCTGCCCTGCAGTCGGAACTTGAATTGCTGCGGGCACAGTAG
- a CDS encoding peptidyl-prolyl cis-trans isomerase has translation MLRLLKLGVLTVSALAVFVAGAGAETVINKIVAVVNGEIITQYDLQARAASKLHRAGLSALDPADAAAIKKIESETLEDMIVDRLMVQEAERYNLGADDAAVDNELRSLLARMQITEDQLVAQLKSEGQDLDFYRGLIRNNIMRQKLLSFMVSRKVVVTRQDIEAYYEEHKNEYMQDKSISLSLLVFAPTADPEPVLRDIREGNISFADAVKKYSVGPAASSGGAIGKLDWSSLVSQWKQALEGVAAGGLSRPIEYDGRAAYLHVDEVIEGTVRPVDEVADEIEAKLREPMLKERFEEYTRKLRERAVVDIRL, from the coding sequence TTGCTGCGTCTACTCAAGCTCGGCGTTTTGACTGTTTCTGCCCTTGCGGTGTTTGTCGCCGGTGCCGGGGCGGAAACGGTAATCAATAAAATTGTTGCCGTTGTGAACGGTGAGATAATCACACAATACGACCTGCAGGCCCGTGCCGCTTCCAAGCTGCACCGTGCCGGCCTCAGTGCCCTTGATCCTGCGGATGCGGCCGCCATAAAAAAGATTGAGTCCGAGACTCTTGAAGACATGATCGTGGACAGGTTGATGGTGCAGGAAGCTGAACGCTATAATCTGGGGGCAGACGATGCCGCCGTGGATAATGAACTGCGTTCGCTGCTGGCCCGCATGCAGATAACCGAAGATCAGCTGGTGGCTCAGCTGAAGTCCGAAGGTCAGGATCTTGATTTTTACCGGGGGCTTATCCGCAACAATATCATGCGTCAGAAGCTGCTTTCCTTTATGGTCAGCAGAAAGGTCGTTGTGACCCGTCAGGATATTGAAGCGTATTACGAAGAGCATAAAAACGAATATATGCAGGATAAATCCATCAGTCTTAGCCTGCTTGTATTTGCCCCCACGGCAGATCCGGAACCTGTGCTGCGCGATATCCGCGAGGGGAATATCAGCTTTGCCGATGCGGTGAAGAAATATTCTGTGGGCCCTGCAGCCAGCAGCGGCGGTGCCATAGGCAAGCTGGACTGGAGTTCGCTGGTGAGCCAGTGGAAGCAGGCTCTTGAAGGTGTGGCCGCAGGGGGCCTCAGTCGCCCGATTGAGTATGACGGCCGTGCGGCCTATCTGCATGTGGACGAAGTGATTGAAGGCACTGTCCGCCCCGTGGACGAAGTGGCCGATGAAATTGAAGCTAAGCTGCGTGAACCCATGCTTAAAGAGCGTTTCGAAGAATATACACGAAAGCTGCGTGAACGTGCGGTGGTTGATATCCGCCTCTAG
- the recO gene encoding DNA repair protein RecO: protein MDFTEKALVLRTGRFREADLWVRFLSPSRGVITAFAFGGCRSRRRFCGCLDALNHVLVKVSSDKRRTYLCLDEGTLLNGPVRLRSDWGRTGVAANCIKFVEAMGVGPEGAADAYDLTCGMLELLETADVVPEIFPVLFRGRLAFDQGYRIDPVRCARCGMRLKDVAGVRFLPREGVFECSAHGGASGGGFMMSAETLDAVRFVQENPPLMWTDIPLSPEGWKQWGRAVDAFIQYHVGLVWDKGRFRRI, encoded by the coding sequence ATGGATTTTACGGAAAAAGCGCTGGTGCTCCGCACCGGCAGATTTCGGGAAGCGGACTTATGGGTCCGCTTTTTGTCTCCCTCAAGAGGCGTGATTACTGCGTTTGCTTTTGGCGGGTGCCGCAGCCGCAGACGTTTCTGCGGGTGTCTTGATGCGCTCAACCATGTGCTGGTAAAGGTTTCCAGTGACAAGCGGCGTACATATCTGTGTCTGGACGAAGGGACTCTGCTCAACGGCCCTGTCCGTTTGCGCTCCGACTGGGGCCGTACCGGTGTGGCTGCCAACTGCATCAAGTTTGTGGAAGCCATGGGAGTAGGGCCTGAGGGTGCTGCCGATGCGTATGATCTGACGTGCGGCATGCTGGAATTGCTGGAAACGGCCGATGTGGTGCCGGAAATTTTTCCGGTGCTTTTTCGGGGGCGGCTGGCTTTTGATCAGGGCTATCGCATTGATCCTGTCCGTTGTGCGCGCTGCGGCATGCGGCTGAAAGATGTTGCCGGTGTCCGCTTTTTGCCCCGTGAAGGTGTGTTTGAGTGTTCGGCACACGGGGGCGCGTCCGGCGGCGGTTTTATGATGTCCGCTGAAACCCTTGACGCCGTTCGATTTGTGCAGGAGAATCCCCCGCTCATGTGGACTGATATTCCGCTGTCACCCGAAGGGTGGAAGCAGTGGGGCCGCGCTGTTGATGCGTTTATTCAATACCATGTAGGCCTTGTCTGGGATAAGGGCCGGTTCCGCAGAATATGA
- a CDS encoding chemotaxis protein CheW, which yields MNETQRKQDDELLQLVTFSIGEEEFGVEILKVQEIIRTMEITKVPRAPEFVEGVINLRGKVIPIIDLRRRFGLDSKKHDKHTRIIVIEINNMIVGFIVDSVSEVLRIPAGTVEPPPPVVAGMESDYISGVGKLQDRLLILLDLDRLLSHEDMSALGTL from the coding sequence ATGAATGAGACTCAGAGAAAGCAGGATGACGAGCTGTTGCAGCTGGTGACATTCAGTATCGGCGAAGAAGAGTTCGGCGTCGAGATCCTCAAGGTACAGGAAATTATCCGTACCATGGAGATCACTAAAGTACCCCGGGCTCCCGAGTTTGTCGAAGGTGTCATCAATCTGCGCGGCAAGGTCATTCCCATTATTGACCTGCGTCGCAGATTCGGACTTGATTCCAAAAAGCATGACAAGCATACGCGTATTATTGTTATTGAGATAAATAACATGATCGTGGGCTTTATTGTGGATTCGGTTTCCGAAGTCCTGCGTATTCCGGCCGGAACGGTCGAACCGCCGCCACCGGTGGTTGCAGGTATGGAATCGGATTACATAAGCGGTGTGGGCAAGCTGCAGGACAGGCTTCTGATTCTGCTCGATCTCGACCGGTTGCTATCACACGAAGATATGAGCGCACTTGGCACGCTGTAG
- a CDS encoding SurA N-terminal domain-containing protein, which produces MRRQIAAVVAACVIMAAAGCKDDVEQQGVVATVNGSPVYLQELEARYDLDHLSWSGAMVPSVDQLRKDYGSALAGLIVQRLVEQDLEKSGLDVTDEEVLKAEEEVRADYPPGEFEKVLVEDYIDLATWRYMLRQHLQREKFRSEILRPAISLSFEEAEDYYKAHLSDFYLPERINFLYISGPDRGTVEKARDLLTEGKDRAEVLGSFSQLSVRELKMREDRVHGTWKQLLAKLEDGQASPVLNGEAGYEAFIMLGLLPEKVLGPSQAYPIIERLLIEEKMQQVYAQWLEKRLESAEVKVSDLLLRPGEDETPVPELAPEPEEPAAPEAFNATGAS; this is translated from the coding sequence ATGCGCAGACAGATTGCGGCCGTGGTGGCTGCATGTGTGATTATGGCAGCAGCCGGCTGCAAAGACGATGTGGAACAGCAGGGCGTGGTGGCCACGGTTAACGGCAGCCCTGTGTATCTTCAGGAGCTGGAAGCCCGCTATGATCTGGATCATCTGAGCTGGAGCGGCGCCATGGTCCCTTCCGTCGATCAGTTGCGCAAGGACTACGGCAGTGCGCTTGCCGGACTTATTGTACAGCGCCTTGTGGAGCAGGATCTGGAAAAATCCGGACTGGACGTGACAGATGAAGAGGTGCTGAAAGCCGAGGAAGAGGTGCGGGCCGACTACCCCCCCGGTGAGTTTGAAAAAGTGCTTGTCGAAGATTACATAGACCTTGCCACATGGCGGTATATGCTGCGGCAGCATCTGCAGCGCGAAAAGTTCCGTTCCGAAATTCTGCGGCCTGCGATTTCTTTGAGTTTTGAAGAAGCTGAAGATTATTACAAAGCGCATCTGAGCGATTTTTACCTGCCGGAAAGAATTAATTTTCTGTACATTTCCGGACCGGACAGAGGCACTGTGGAAAAGGCCCGCGATTTGTTGACAGAAGGTAAGGACCGGGCAGAGGTGCTCGGCAGCTTCAGCCAGCTTTCGGTCCGGGAGCTGAAAATGCGAGAAGACCGGGTTCACGGCACATGGAAGCAGCTGCTGGCCAAGCTTGAAGACGGGCAGGCTTCACCTGTGCTTAACGGCGAAGCTGGCTATGAGGCTTTTATCATGCTGGGGCTGCTGCCGGAAAAAGTTCTCGGTCCGTCTCAGGCCTATCCCATCATCGAGCGTCTGCTTATCGAGGAGAAAATGCAGCAGGTCTATGCTCAATGGCTGGAAAAACGTCTGGAGAGCGCGGAGGTGAAAGTTTCTGACCTGTTGCTTCGCCCCGGCGAAGATGAGACTCCTGTTCCGGAACTGGCGCCGGAGCCGGAGGAGCCTGCCGCTCCGGAAGCGTTCAATGCCACGGGGGCAAGCTGA
- a CDS encoding helix-turn-helix domain-containing protein: MTLKELGQALRQAREARGMSLKDAEKRTKIAARIISSIEEGRNDSFPHPVYAKGFVKTYARLLEFDAELVRSVVEQEFVDDSDDDPVLPPPKLVVKPRRRTAPLVAGLLVVVLLAAGGYLAYRYLVAPVVAEKQQRSDTVQSNGSSVPAAAVPAVSTPSAAEGNATSVQGNAAESAEPVNETGKASSGAASRIVAPAPAEMAVAADTAGTGAQTAQQPVPQKAPVAPPVPAVPVPQAEQAPVAGQKKAAAAGEQQLRVEARLDCWIEARMDDVRDQELFLRAGQAVVFRFDKSLSVKLGNGGGVDVKLNGRAVPVEAAPGDVVTLQFP, from the coding sequence ATGACCTTGAAAGAATTGGGACAGGCGCTGCGGCAGGCGCGTGAAGCCCGCGGCATGTCTTTGAAGGATGCGGAAAAACGCACCAAGATCGCCGCAAGAATCATTTCCTCCATTGAGGAGGGCCGCAACGACAGTTTTCCTCACCCCGTGTATGCCAAGGGGTTTGTCAAAACCTATGCCCGTTTGCTGGAGTTTGATGCCGAACTGGTGCGTTCAGTCGTTGAACAGGAATTTGTGGACGACAGTGACGATGATCCCGTGCTGCCGCCGCCCAAGCTGGTGGTAAAACCGCGGCGCAGAACCGCTCCGCTGGTGGCCGGATTGCTTGTTGTGGTGTTGCTTGCCGCAGGCGGTTACCTGGCGTACCGTTATCTGGTGGCTCCTGTGGTTGCCGAAAAACAGCAGCGGAGCGATACCGTGCAGAGCAACGGGTCGTCTGTGCCGGCTGCTGCGGTGCCTGCGGTTTCCACGCCGTCCGCGGCTGAAGGCAACGCCACCTCTGTGCAGGGCAATGCCGCGGAATCAGCCGAGCCTGTGAACGAAACCGGCAAGGCCTCTTCCGGTGCGGCATCCCGTATCGTTGCTCCGGCGCCTGCAGAAATGGCCGTTGCGGCAGACACCGCCGGCACCGGTGCACAGACAGCACAGCAGCCTGTGCCGCAAAAAGCCCCCGTTGCCCCGCCTGTTCCGGCAGTTCCTGTTCCGCAGGCAGAACAGGCCCCTGTGGCCGGTCAGAAAAAAGCCGCAGCCGCAGGTGAGCAGCAACTGCGGGTCGAGGCCCGCCTCGACTGCTGGATAGAGGCCCGCATGGATGATGTGAGAGATCAAGAGCTTTTTTTGCGGGCCGGTCAGGCGGTGGTGTTCCGGTTTGACAAGTCGCTTTCTGTCAAGCTGGGCAATGGCGGCGGAGTGGACGTGAAGCTGAACGGGCGTGCCGTTCCGGTGGAAGCCGCACCCGGAGATGTGGTTACGTTGCAGTTTCCATAG
- the glyQ gene encoding glycine--tRNA ligase subunit alpha translates to MNFQDVILTLQNFWARRGCAIQQPFDSECGAGTFNPATFLRVIGPEPWNVAYVEPSRRPTDGRYGENPNRLQHYFQFQVILKPSPDNVQEIYIDSLRALGINPAEHDIRFVEDDWESPTLGAWGLGWEVWLNGMEVTQFTYFQQVGGIDLSPTSVEITYGLERLCMYLQEKESVYDLMWNDTVTYGHIYHRNEVEMSRYNFEESDAGMLLELFNAYERECTRLCEKQLLWPAYDYCLKCSHTFNLLDARGAISITERTGYIGRVRVLASSVARLYAAQREEMGYPMLNTGIRKG, encoded by the coding sequence ATGAACTTTCAAGACGTTATTCTTACGCTGCAGAATTTCTGGGCCCGCAGAGGCTGTGCCATACAGCAGCCTTTTGACAGCGAATGTGGTGCGGGGACGTTCAACCCTGCCACCTTTCTTCGCGTGATCGGCCCCGAACCGTGGAATGTGGCGTATGTGGAACCATCCAGACGTCCCACGGACGGCCGCTACGGAGAAAATCCCAACCGCCTGCAGCATTATTTTCAGTTTCAGGTCATTCTCAAACCTTCTCCCGACAATGTGCAGGAGATTTATATCGACAGCCTGCGCGCTCTTGGCATCAACCCCGCAGAACACGACATCCGGTTTGTGGAAGATGACTGGGAATCGCCGACGCTCGGGGCATGGGGGCTCGGCTGGGAAGTCTGGCTCAATGGTATGGAAGTCACTCAGTTCACGTATTTTCAGCAGGTCGGCGGCATTGATCTAAGCCCGACAAGTGTCGAGATTACCTACGGTCTTGAGCGGCTGTGCATGTATCTGCAGGAAAAAGAGTCGGTCTATGACCTGATGTGGAATGACACTGTGACATACGGGCATATCTACCATCGGAACGAAGTAGAAATGTCCCGTTACAATTTCGAAGAAAGTGATGCGGGCATGCTGCTGGAACTTTTCAATGCGTACGAGCGCGAATGCACCCGCCTGTGTGAAAAGCAGCTTCTCTGGCCTGCGTATGACTATTGCCTCAAGTGCTCGCATACGTTCAACCTGCTGGATGCTCGCGGAGCGATTTCCATTACGGAACGAACGGGGTATATCGGCAGAGTGCGTGTGCTTGCTTCTTCCGTGGCGCGGCTGTATGCCGCACAGCGTGAGGAAATGGGCTATCCCATGCTCAATACCGGAATCAGGAAAGGATAG
- the glyS gene encoding glycine--tRNA ligase subunit beta → MSVFVMEIGTEELPARFLSGLEQEIASRFEAALAAANVEFGTLNVQSTPRRLALTIENIDAVQREAEEVVSGPPVRIAFDAQGRPTKAAEGFARTQGAELDELFTLTTDKGEYLAVRKKTGGRPVQEILSEVAPEIIAALPFPKKMKWGSGDFTFGRPLRWVLALFDSEVVPFTVAGIVSGNETCGHRVHGPGPFEVSGADAYAGTVRDKCHVTLCAADRRRVTVEGGDALAAQAGGRILWKDSLLDEVQGLCEHPVPCLGDFDPSFLELPAEVLLTSMESHQKSFGVAAADGSLMPHFLTVLNMTPQNSALVKKGWERVLRARLEDARFFWKADLASDFDSWLAKLDNVIFLAPLGSMGDKTRRLERLCRWLAAAVAPDIQEQAARAGRLSKADLVSEMVYEFDSLQGIMGGIYARRKGEDEIVAQAVSEQYLPAGPESPVPDSLCGALLSIADKADTLAGCFGLSMIPTGAADPYALRRCALGIARIMLEKGLRFDVRELFRYAQEGYGERQWKLEPEQAAEKLHEFFVLRLKNLFVSQGHETLLVEAALHAGADDVWAAGARLEALDRFSKSAEFGQAVLTFKRAANIIRKQGQEEDGGLDGCYDASLFEDEAEKALAGALEDIAPDFEARWAADDYHALFGLLGVLRPAVDAFFDSVMVMCEDPHIRRNRLNLLQSLVQRLGRLADFGALQM, encoded by the coding sequence ATGTCTGTTTTCGTGATGGAGATTGGAACAGAAGAACTGCCTGCCCGTTTCCTTTCCGGACTGGAGCAGGAGATTGCTTCGCGGTTTGAGGCTGCGCTTGCAGCAGCCAATGTGGAATTCGGTACTCTGAATGTGCAGTCAACCCCGCGCAGGCTGGCTCTGACCATTGAAAATATTGATGCCGTGCAGCGCGAAGCTGAAGAAGTAGTTTCCGGTCCGCCCGTGCGTATAGCTTTTGACGCACAAGGCCGGCCTACCAAGGCGGCCGAAGGATTTGCCAGAACGCAGGGCGCTGAGCTGGACGAGCTTTTCACGCTGACCACCGATAAAGGTGAATACCTTGCGGTGCGCAAGAAAACCGGCGGCCGTCCCGTACAGGAAATTCTGTCAGAGGTGGCCCCTGAGATCATTGCAGCTTTACCTTTCCCTAAAAAAATGAAGTGGGGGAGCGGCGATTTTACGTTCGGCCGTCCTCTGCGCTGGGTGCTGGCCCTCTTTGACAGTGAAGTAGTACCGTTCACAGTGGCGGGGATTGTTTCCGGCAACGAAACCTGTGGGCACAGGGTTCATGGTCCGGGGCCTTTTGAGGTTTCCGGAGCAGACGCCTATGCCGGTACCGTGCGCGATAAGTGCCATGTCACCTTGTGCGCTGCCGACCGGCGCCGCGTGACCGTAGAAGGTGGAGACGCCCTTGCCGCACAGGCCGGTGGCCGTATCCTCTGGAAAGACTCCCTGCTGGACGAAGTACAGGGCCTTTGCGAGCATCCTGTTCCCTGTCTGGGAGATTTTGATCCATCTTTTCTGGAACTGCCGGCAGAGGTTCTGCTGACCAGTATGGAAAGCCATCAGAAGAGCTTTGGCGTTGCCGCTGCCGATGGCAGCCTGATGCCGCACTTTCTGACTGTGCTCAACATGACGCCGCAGAATTCCGCGCTGGTTAAAAAAGGCTGGGAGCGGGTGTTGCGTGCACGTCTTGAAGATGCCCGTTTCTTCTGGAAGGCGGACCTTGCTTCCGATTTTGACAGCTGGCTTGCCAAGCTGGACAACGTCATCTTTCTTGCTCCGCTGGGCAGCATGGGTGACAAAACGCGCCGTCTGGAAAGGCTGTGCCGCTGGCTGGCTGCCGCCGTGGCTCCTGATATTCAGGAACAGGCCGCCCGTGCAGGCCGGTTGTCCAAGGCTGATCTTGTCTCGGAAATGGTGTACGAGTTTGATTCGCTGCAGGGGATCATGGGCGGCATTTACGCACGCCGGAAAGGAGAGGACGAGATTGTCGCCCAGGCTGTCAGCGAGCAGTACCTGCCGGCCGGTCCCGAAAGCCCTGTTCCTGATTCTTTGTGCGGTGCGCTGCTTTCCATAGCTGACAAGGCTGATACGCTGGCTGGCTGTTTCGGACTGTCCATGATTCCTACAGGTGCGGCCGATCCGTATGCATTGCGGCGTTGTGCGCTGGGTATTGCGCGTATTATGCTGGAAAAAGGTCTTCGTTTCGATGTACGCGAGCTTTTCAGATACGCGCAGGAAGGCTACGGTGAACGTCAATGGAAGCTGGAACCTGAGCAGGCAGCCGAAAAGCTGCATGAATTCTTTGTGTTGCGTCTGAAAAACCTGTTTGTGTCACAAGGGCATGAAACGCTTCTTGTGGAAGCCGCGCTGCATGCCGGTGCCGACGATGTGTGGGCCGCAGGTGCCCGGCTGGAGGCTCTGGACCGTTTCAGCAAATCTGCAGAATTCGGTCAGGCGGTGCTTACATTCAAGCGTGCGGCGAATATTATCCGCAAGCAGGGGCAGGAGGAAGACGGCGGACTGGATGGTTGCTACGATGCTTCGTTGTTTGAGGACGAAGCTGAAAAGGCGCTGGCCGGTGCGCTGGAAGACATCGCCCCTGATTTTGAAGCACGGTGGGCCGCGGATGATTACCATGCGCTGTTTGGTCTGCTGGGTGTGCTTCGTCCGGCCGTGGATGCTTTTTTTGACAGCGTCATGGTCATGTGCGAAGATCCGCATATCAGACGTAACAGGTTGAATCTGCTGCAGTCTCTTGTGCAGCGTCTTGGGCGTCTTGCTGATTTCGGTGCATTGCAGATGTAA